A region from the Drosophila takahashii strain IR98-3 E-12201 chromosome 2L, DtakHiC1v2, whole genome shotgun sequence genome encodes:
- the LOC108060521 gene encoding sterol carrier protein 2, translated as MTKTRVYVIGVGMTKFEKPGRRADVCYPDFAKEAVTKALQDAGIKFEEVQQAVAGYVYGDSTCGQRAIYEVGMTGIPVYNVNNNCSTGSSALYLAKQIVEGGNADCVLALGFEKMERGSLSSKYFDRANPMERHITEMGELTEIGAGPMAAQIFGNAGKEHMQKYGTKPEHFGKIAWKNHKHSVNNPYSQFRDEYTLEQIMKSPQVVEGVLTKLQCCPTSDGSGAAILASEAFVRRHGLEKQAVEIVGMEMASDPASTFADKSLMKIAGTDMTRLATQRLFAKSGYKPQDVQVVELHDCFSANELVTYEALGLCGEGKAGEFIDAGDNTYGGKFVVNPSGGLISKGHPLGATGLAQCAELCWQLRGLAEKRQVPNAQLALQHNLGLGGAVVVALYRLGFPGASKAKL; from the exons ATGACCAAGACCAGAGTTTACGTTATCGGAGTGGGCATGACCAAG TTCGAAAAGCCCGGACGCCGAGCGGATGTTTGCTACCCGGACTTCGCCAAGGAGGCTGTCACGAAAGCTCTCCAGGATGCGGGCATCAAGTTCGAGGAAGTGCAGCAGGCGGTGGCTGGCTACGTGTACGGAGACTCCACCTGCGGACAGCGGGCGATCTACGAGGTGGGAATGACCGGCATTCCGGTGTACAATGTGAACAACAACTGCTCCACGGGATCGAGTGCTCTCTATCTGGCCAAGCAGATCGTCGAGGGCGGAAACGCCGACTGCGTCCTGGCTTTGGGATTCGAGAAGATGGAGCGGGGATCCCTGTCCTCAAAG TACTTTGATCGCGCCAATCCCATGGAGCGTCACATCACCGAGATGGGTGAGCTGACCGAGATCGGAGCTGGTCCCATGGCCGCCCAGATCTTCGGCAACGCTGGCAAGGAGCACATGCAGAAGTACGGCACCAAGCCCGAGCATTTCGGCAAGATCGCCTGGAAGAACCACAAGCACTCGGTTAACAATCC CTACTCGCAGTTCCGCGATGAGTACACTCTGGAACAGATTATGAAGTCGCCGCAGGTTGTGGAGGGAGTGCTGACCAAGCTGCAGTGCTGCCCCACCTCCGACGGATCTGGAGCTGCCATCTTGGCCTCCGAGGCCTTCGTCCGCCGTCATGGACTGGAGAAGCAGGCTGTGGAGATTGTGGGCATGGAGATGGCCAGTGACCCGGCCTCCACCTTCGCCGACAAGAGCCTGATGAAGATCGCCGGAACTGACATGACCCGTTTGGCCACTCAGCGTCTGTTCGCCAAGAGCGGCTACAAACCGCAGGATGTTCAGGTGGTGGAGCTGCACGATTGCTTCTCGGCCAACGAACTGGTCACTTACGAGGCACTTGGACTGTGTGGAGAGGGCAAGGCCGGTGAGTTCATCGACGCGGGAGACAATACCTACGGAGGAAAGTTTGTGGTGAACCCCAGTGGTGGTCTGATCTCCAAGGGACATCCTCTGGGAGCCACTGGACTGGCTCAATGTGCTGAGCTCTGCTGGCAGCTCCGTGGATTGGCTGAGAAACGCCAGGTGCCCAATGCCCAGTTGGCTCTGCAGCACAATCTTGGTTTGGGAGGAGCTGTGGTGGTGGCTCTGTATAGGCTGGGCTTCCCGGGTGCCTCCAAGGCAAAGTTGTAG
- the Ugt36E1 gene encoding UDP-glycosyltransferase UGT5 isoform X2: MCVWKGFCLLALLSLVVCGDSLRILGLFPHPAMSHFKFFHPIMRGLAEAGHSVDVISPFADKEPPKGYKDYLLPPSTLTDTINLEDFERPYHYLFHYIEFFVLYKMGKEDCNTTLHSQALSAILKHPPGYYDVILLEQFNNDCVMSVAHVLQAPVIGMSSCALMPWHYERFGAPLIPSYVSALFQGQSQEMSFAGRLGNWITVHSLNLLYKIFTVPAANALIRQRFGPGLPSTEDMVRNTSLMLVNQHFSLSGPKPLPPNIIEVGGVHISPPKPLPSDLQQILDNAPKGVILISWGSQLKASSLPAARRDGIVRAIGKLEQQVIWKYENDTLPNKPENLHIRKWLPQRDILAHPNLRVFMSHGGLMGTTEAVASGVPIVGVPIYGDQSLNIASLVQRGMALQLDLRKLDENTVFEALAKALHPSFKTRAQEVASAYNNRIQNPLETAIWWVEHVAETKGAPLTQPSAVHLSRFVYHSLDVYFVVFLVLLLPVITFLGLIRLCRRGKPKGDSKLKRKRN, encoded by the exons TGTTTGGAAGGGTTTCTGCCTGCTGGCGTTACTTTCTCTGGTAGTTTGCGGCGATTCCCTGCGCATCCTGGGTCTGTTTCCCCATCCAGCCATGAGTCACTTCAAGTTCTTTCATCCAATTATGCGTGGATTAGCCGAGGCTGGTCACAGTGTGGATGTAATCAGTCCCTTTGCGGACAAGGAGCCGCCAAAAGGGTACAAGGACTATCTGCTGCCACCGTCCACTTTGACGGACACTATTAATTTAGAG GACTTCGAGCGCCCCTACCACTACCTCTTCCACTATATAGAGTTCTTTGTTCTGTATAAAATGGGAAAAGAGGACTGCAACACCACCCTGCATAGCCAAGCCCTTTCTGCGATCCTGAAGCATCCGCCTGGTTACTACGATGTCATCCTACTGGAGCAATTCAATAACGATTGTGTGATGAGTGTGGCCCATGTGCTTCAAGCTCCGGTGATTGGCATGAGCAGTTGTGCTTTGATGCCCTGGCATTACGAGCGATTTGGTGCTCCTCTGATCCCATCCTATGTATCCGCACTTTTCCAGGGTCAATCGCAGGAGATGTCCTTTGCGGGACGATTGGGCAACTGGATTACTGTTCACTCCCTGAACTTACTGTACAA AATCTTCACAGTTCCCGCCGCCAATGCCTTGATCCGCCAGAGATTCGGTCCGGGATTGCCGTCCACGGAAGATATGGTCAGGAATACTTCTCTGATGCTGGTCAACCAGCACTTCTCGCTGAGTGGACCAAAACCTCTGCCTCCGAATATCATAGAAGTCGGCGGTGTGCACATTAGTCCACCGAAACCTTTGCCCTCTGATCTGCAGCAAATTCTGGATAATGCCCCAAAAGGAGTCATCCTCATAAGCTGGGGCTCTCAACTAAAAGCGAGTTCCCTTCCCGCTGCCCGACGAGATGGTATAGTTCGAGCAATTGGAAAACTGGAGCAGCAGGTGATCTGGAAGTATGAGAACGATACTCTGCCGAACAAGCCAGAAAATCTTCATATAAGGAAGTGGCTGCCTCAGCGTGACATCCTTGCTCATCCCAATCTGAGGGTATTTATGTCCCATGGCGGCTTGATGGGCACCACGGAGGCGGTGGCCAGTGGAGTGCCCATTGTGGGTGTGCCCATCTACGGCGATCAGTCGCTCAATATTGCCTCGTTGGTTCAGCGAGGAATGGCCCTGCAGTTGGATCTACGGAAACTGGATGAGAATACCGTATTTGAAGCGTTAGCCAAGGCACTTCATCCATCTTTTAAAACCAGAGCCCAGGAGGTGGCCTCGGCCTACAACAATCGCATCCAGAATCCCTTGGAGACGGCCATCTGGTGGGTGGAACATGTGGCGGAGACCAAGGGAGCTCCTTTGACCCAACCAAGTGCCGTGCATCTCTCCCGCTTCGTCTACCACTCCCTGGATGTTTACTTTGTGGTTTTCCTAGTCCTGTTGCTGCCTGTGATTACCTTTCTGGGATTAATCCGATTGTGTAGAAGAGGAAAGCCTAAAGGTGACTCCAAGCTGAAACGCAAACGAAACTAG
- the Ugt36E1 gene encoding UDP-glycosyltransferase UGT5 isoform X1, giving the protein MIIFWPFRISFPVRDKRRNMCVWKGFCLLALLSLVVCGDSLRILGLFPHPAMSHFKFFHPIMRGLAEAGHSVDVISPFADKEPPKGYKDYLLPPSTLTDTINLEDFERPYHYLFHYIEFFVLYKMGKEDCNTTLHSQALSAILKHPPGYYDVILLEQFNNDCVMSVAHVLQAPVIGMSSCALMPWHYERFGAPLIPSYVSALFQGQSQEMSFAGRLGNWITVHSLNLLYKIFTVPAANALIRQRFGPGLPSTEDMVRNTSLMLVNQHFSLSGPKPLPPNIIEVGGVHISPPKPLPSDLQQILDNAPKGVILISWGSQLKASSLPAARRDGIVRAIGKLEQQVIWKYENDTLPNKPENLHIRKWLPQRDILAHPNLRVFMSHGGLMGTTEAVASGVPIVGVPIYGDQSLNIASLVQRGMALQLDLRKLDENTVFEALAKALHPSFKTRAQEVASAYNNRIQNPLETAIWWVEHVAETKGAPLTQPSAVHLSRFVYHSLDVYFVVFLVLLLPVITFLGLIRLCRRGKPKGDSKLKRKRN; this is encoded by the exons TGTTTGGAAGGGTTTCTGCCTGCTGGCGTTACTTTCTCTGGTAGTTTGCGGCGATTCCCTGCGCATCCTGGGTCTGTTTCCCCATCCAGCCATGAGTCACTTCAAGTTCTTTCATCCAATTATGCGTGGATTAGCCGAGGCTGGTCACAGTGTGGATGTAATCAGTCCCTTTGCGGACAAGGAGCCGCCAAAAGGGTACAAGGACTATCTGCTGCCACCGTCCACTTTGACGGACACTATTAATTTAGAG GACTTCGAGCGCCCCTACCACTACCTCTTCCACTATATAGAGTTCTTTGTTCTGTATAAAATGGGAAAAGAGGACTGCAACACCACCCTGCATAGCCAAGCCCTTTCTGCGATCCTGAAGCATCCGCCTGGTTACTACGATGTCATCCTACTGGAGCAATTCAATAACGATTGTGTGATGAGTGTGGCCCATGTGCTTCAAGCTCCGGTGATTGGCATGAGCAGTTGTGCTTTGATGCCCTGGCATTACGAGCGATTTGGTGCTCCTCTGATCCCATCCTATGTATCCGCACTTTTCCAGGGTCAATCGCAGGAGATGTCCTTTGCGGGACGATTGGGCAACTGGATTACTGTTCACTCCCTGAACTTACTGTACAA AATCTTCACAGTTCCCGCCGCCAATGCCTTGATCCGCCAGAGATTCGGTCCGGGATTGCCGTCCACGGAAGATATGGTCAGGAATACTTCTCTGATGCTGGTCAACCAGCACTTCTCGCTGAGTGGACCAAAACCTCTGCCTCCGAATATCATAGAAGTCGGCGGTGTGCACATTAGTCCACCGAAACCTTTGCCCTCTGATCTGCAGCAAATTCTGGATAATGCCCCAAAAGGAGTCATCCTCATAAGCTGGGGCTCTCAACTAAAAGCGAGTTCCCTTCCCGCTGCCCGACGAGATGGTATAGTTCGAGCAATTGGAAAACTGGAGCAGCAGGTGATCTGGAAGTATGAGAACGATACTCTGCCGAACAAGCCAGAAAATCTTCATATAAGGAAGTGGCTGCCTCAGCGTGACATCCTTGCTCATCCCAATCTGAGGGTATTTATGTCCCATGGCGGCTTGATGGGCACCACGGAGGCGGTGGCCAGTGGAGTGCCCATTGTGGGTGTGCCCATCTACGGCGATCAGTCGCTCAATATTGCCTCGTTGGTTCAGCGAGGAATGGCCCTGCAGTTGGATCTACGGAAACTGGATGAGAATACCGTATTTGAAGCGTTAGCCAAGGCACTTCATCCATCTTTTAAAACCAGAGCCCAGGAGGTGGCCTCGGCCTACAACAATCGCATCCAGAATCCCTTGGAGACGGCCATCTGGTGGGTGGAACATGTGGCGGAGACCAAGGGAGCTCCTTTGACCCAACCAAGTGCCGTGCATCTCTCCCGCTTCGTCTACCACTCCCTGGATGTTTACTTTGTGGTTTTCCTAGTCCTGTTGCTGCCTGTGATTACCTTTCTGGGATTAATCCGATTGTGTAGAAGAGGAAAGCCTAAAGGTGACTCCAAGCTGAAACGCAAACGAAACTAG